The Cryptomeria japonica chromosome 2, Sugi_1.0, whole genome shotgun sequence region GATGCATGTTTAAGTCCAAGAGATGAGCTAACCTTCTGTGTTAATTTAGATGCGACCTTGTTAGCCCTCCATTTTGTAGAAAGtatctcttttcttctctttggCTGAGGGGACTGATTCGAGGTGGTACCCATGTGTTCAGCTTGGTGATGACGACCGAGATCTGGAAGAAGATGAAACTTCAACCCACAGAATCTACAGGTGTACCTACGAGGAGTATTACGATTTACAGGACCTTTATCCTTAACTACACTTCCAATACTCGTAGATGCATGTTGAAAAATGCCAAACATAGGACTTGCTTCCTGTTTAGAATTCATGGACACTGGGAGTTCATTTTGTATGTCAATGCCTCCCTCAGTTTCAGTAGGCACCAAAGAATTTGAACCCTTGACCTGTTCTAAGATACCTACTGATCGGATGAACTCATCTGAATGAGCAGATACAACATGTTGCCATAGTTGCTCATAGTTCATGAAATGGCTACCACAATGTATGCATGAAGTTAATACACACTGTTCTAGCAAGCTTTCGGCATGGTGGACCTTCACATGTCTCTCAAGACCTCTCTTGTTGGTAAAGGGACTATTGCATATACGACATGCATATCCTCTAAAAAAACACTGAGCTTCCTTTTTATGAAAAGTGATCCAGTGGTATCCAAGAGACTGGGTATCAGAATACTCCCCTCCACAAAGCTTACATCTTAGCATTTGATCATCATTAGAAGCATAGTTCCCAAATGTTCTAGAATCAAGTATTCCAATCTCTCTACTAGAGTTGTGCATTCCATCATCCTCCGCTGAAGAAACTGAAAATTGATCCTTTGCATCAGCAGTCCATGTAACTATTGCAGCACTGCCCTCTCCTGCTTCTTCAATCCCCAGATGTCTGCCAAGCTTTTCCTTTTCACCTGAAACAATTTTCAACAGAGCTTCTGCAGATTTTAAATCTTTTGATGCctctccaagaatccaatccacaaTTCTTCCCTTAGAATTTGAACGATAGGTAGTCCCCTCTGAAAGACAAACATTCATGACCTCATGCAACATATCTGAAGCCCGGAGtaaatagtttctatttttttCAGAGCTAGTAGATTTCAAAAGTTGGTTCAGAATCTCTGTTGAAACGTGTCTATCACCAACCTTTCCCTCATGCGCAAGTGAGCTTGGAAGATGCTTTTCGCAATATGAAGTACCTGGCTTTGCCTTGTGAGAACACTGGCCACTATTGTTCCTACACCATCCAATACAACGTGACCAACTTGCACTCTGATAGGGAACCTTAGCAGTAGACCTTTCTTGTGCCAGAGTGCTTTGAGACTGAAATTCAATCCTTTGGTTCCTCCCAACAGTGCCACTATCATTGCTCCACCTCTGAGTTGATTTCTCAGATAAATCCTCGTCTTTAAAGTCTGCATCTGATATGAGATTCAGATTTGATTTATCTTGTTTAGTTTCTTCACAACCTAAACCTGCTGATGGTGCATTGTCATCTGAGAACTGCCCCTCAACTGATAACCTCGCTCTCTTATTATTAGTAACTAAAGCACTCGTACTGGGTGTCTTATTACTCTCTGGTAGTTCTTGAGGCAAATGCTTAAGACAAAATGATGATCCATTTTTACATCGATGTGTACATCGCTTTCCATAAGTTGTCATACCTTGGCAAATTGGAGACTTGAAAAGAGATACAACCTGGTCCAATTTGTTAGCATTATCCGGAGTGGATGAATTTAAATGCTTACAACAATAGATGCTTCCATCACTTGCCCATCGGCTACATTGTCTTCCCTTTGTTTCTATGAAGGCTGAACATTGTCGATACCGGTGCTCACCACTGGCTGTCAACTGATTCTTGCTACTTGATTTAGATTCTGCAATGGGTGTTTCCTGATATCCACTGGGATGAGGAGTAAAAGGATACTCACTATTATCCTTAACTTCAAACCATGTGGTAGCCACAGCTTCTTGACAGTCGTTTGTTAGCCCTTCTAGTTTAGGAAATGAAAGCTCTTGATTTGTACTCTCTTCTTGTTGGTTGGCAATCATGGAATCAAAAACTTCGTTATGAGCTGGAAGTTGAGATTCATGCACATCTTTTATATCTGACAAGCGCATTTCTCCACGGCGAATTTCAAGTTTTGGGCGTTTCCTGCAGACTTCAAGTTTTGTGATGCTCGTTTCTTGAGAATAGGCCCTCTTATCATCTTCTCCCTCATCTCTGGATGTTGAGGAAGGATAAGATGTTGAAAAGCATTTCATGCACTCTCCTTTCAATGTTTTCCAATCTGACCCCAGGTTAGGCTGAACAGGGGCATCCCAAAGCTTTGCAACATCATCCCATAAAACTGAATCAGTCAATTCCTGATCATTCAGAACAGTAGCCACAATCAGTGGTGTAAATTGGTGTAAGACACTTTTGAAAGTATTAAAAATTATAAATGCAAATATCAGATACCGGTACCAGGTTAGAGTTACACAATGCAACTTTTACTATAAATGAAATAACAAGATGCAGTTATAGGATATGAGATAGTTATTAATACCCTGGAGGCATTCTGCACAAGTAAAGTAATGTTGACACACAATTTGAAAGGTTGATTTATCATTTGTTAAAAGGATTTAGGCCAGAACTGTGATTCAACAGCATAAACAGACCATCATAAATATAGGCCCATGTAAAGGTAAATTAAATCACTCTAGGCAATATCTAAGCAAATAGCATACAATGGCGTGTGTTGGAACCTACATCCTCCCATGTCAAGGATATTGGTCAGTGATTTGGCTATTTTACCTCCTCATTCAGCACAAGTAGAAATATTATGAGAAAATGGATGATGAAGCTTTTGGTCCCAGATGGAGGAAAGAGGATACAGACAACAATCCTTCTGCAGGAGGAAAAGCAGACTaaccatatttatttattttaatccttTGTTGGACTTGGATTTTTGAATCTGTAGGCTTTTGAGTAAGTGTAAAATTTTGATAAAACCCAACACCCTAAGTAGTGGACTCATTATACCATTCTAGCCACTTGTTGCAAACGAAATTGTAGTTCTACTATTTATTGATTAATGTAAGCTTGCAAAACTCGGCGCATCAAAGATAAAATCACGAGCACTCGTGAGCCATAAACCCTCGTGAGTCACTCGCGCATATACTCGGCGCCGAGTATCTGATAAAATCGCGGCGAGAGCGAAAAAATCGCAGAAAATCGCAAAAAAAGGGGGAAATATTCAGCAGGAAAAACAATATTaagttttaacttttaaaaaacCTAAAAATATGTCTTATATTTTCATTCCAAGCCGCAAGAAAAGGTGAAAAAGACGACGCAACCAGTGCAGAAAAAATCGTGCCTGAGTAGGGCACAAAACAGACGATTGCAGGAGCAAAGATAGCAGGTTTTTGACGCGACCAGGGCAGGTAATTGTAAAACCGCATGCGAATAGGGCACAAATCGAAAATTTCAGAGCAAGATTGCAGGATTTTTAcgaattcttttcatattgaaacaagcaattcaaaaaaaattctcctACAATTCAGTTAGATTAAATTTTACATTATAATATAGGTATTTTTTTGGCATTTGCTATTGAAAGTTTGAAAGTTAAACATTATTATTTGTTTGGGGTGAAAAAAAACTTAATATATTAAGTTGTTAATACTTAATAGTTAAAAGTTTAAAACTGTTATTTAAAAATAGCAGTTTTAACTGTTAACAACttattatattaaaatttaacGTACTGTGTTAATAACTTATTTTCAGTTATCACTGTTATTTGAAAATAATAGTGATAATAAGTTATTAACACTGTTATTTTTAAATAACAGTGTTAATAACCTtagtatattttaatatattaagatATCAACACTTATTTTCAAATAACAgtgttaataatttaatatattaaattttaattgttattatttattaaCACTGTTAATTGGAAGTGAATAACTGTAATTAATAACAGTGTTAATGTGATATAGATAGAATTAGGAATGTAATAAGTTATAACAGTGATATTGTTCTCTAAATGTCGTctctctcttttgctaggttctcttccaatttttttgaaagaaaatggcttCTAGttctacagttaaagttggtggcaGAAAGAcagacccttgttggaaacatgagACACCGGGTCCAAAACGAGGAGACATCCTTTGTAACCATTGCACTAAGGTTataaaaggtggcattaataggttcaaatatcaccttgcacagATTGAATGTCGAGATACTAGAAAATGTAAGGAATGTCCTGAAGAGGTTACGAGGgatgcaatagcaacgcttgaagcatatgatcaaaggacggcaacaaaaaagagaacagcagagg contains the following coding sequences:
- the LOC131078837 gene encoding histone-lysine N-methyltransferase SUVR5 isoform X2 yields the protein MEVAYSLESQNDRDSDSCQQETRNESLSWINETGAVQVKAEETKQNDKCLLLDCSHRKWRGKWQPGIQCSTDDCPSATLKGKPTSERKNYTVVYFPHSRSHCWADSQLICPITEKPEPLAYGTHESGFALVEDLQTPRRFMMQSLAVAMFDISDQLHIEAVVESARDVNVWREFAREAGRCKNYSDIGRMLVKLHSMILEVFISPTWTKNSFDLWKQQCENAQNTESTEILTKELTDSVLWDDVAKLWDAPVQPNLGSDWKTLKGECMKCFSTSYPSSTSRDEGEDDKRAYSQETSITKLEVCRKRPKLEIRRGEMRLSDIKDVHESQLPAHNEVFDSMIANQQEESTNQELSFPKLEGLTNDCQEAVATTWFEVKDNSEYPFTPHPSGYQETPIAESKSSSKNQLTASGEHRYRQCSAFIETKGRQCSRWASDGSIYCCKHLNSSTPDNANKLDQVVSLFKSPICQGMTTYGKRCTHRCKNGSSFCLKHLPQELPESNKTPSTSALVTNNKRARLSVEGQFSDDNAPSAGLGCEETKQDKSNLNLISDADFKDEDLSEKSTQRWSNDSGTVGRNQRIEFQSQSTLAQERSTAKVPYQSASWSRCIGWCRNNSGQCSHKAKPGTSYCEKHLPSSLAHEGKVGDRHVSTEILNQLLKSTSSEKNRNYLLRASDMLHEVMNVCLSEGTTYRSNSKGRIVDWILGEASKDLKSAEALLKIVSGEKEKLGRHLGIEEAGEGSAAIVTWTADAKDQFSVSSAEDDGMHNSSREIGILDSRTFGNYASNDDQMLRCKLCGGEYSDTQSLGYHWITFHKKEAQCFFRGYACRICNSPFTNKRGLERHVKVHHAESLLEQCVLTSCIHCGSHFMNYEQLWQHVVSAHSDEFIRSVGILEQVKGSNSLVPTETEGGIDIQNELPVSMNSKQEASPMFGIFQHASTSIGSVVKDKGPVNRNTPRRYTCRFCGLKFHLLPDLGRHHQAEHMGTTSNQSPQPKRRKEILSTKWRANKVASKLTQKVSSSLGLKHASIIARKKLSEKFNVHNSIMMNGCSEKHGKSEKEDKPPDFCSSAVAEMLLAEVQKARPWPSNQEILGMARLACCRFNLHATLEEKYGTLPERLYIKAARLCSEANIRVEWHMEGFVCPKECKAKDNVKPLVILTPLPDVQFHSLPAQLDDRETVSEEIGNGNIWEKAESHVVLTSTHFGGTHYRKMLVICEDLSFGKEATSIPCVIDEDLVDPSTYALFKEGNDLIIKKYMQNFCYITERLLDPSLGLDTKSSQLGCTCTQPQCSPESCDHVYLFDNDNDDAEDIYGQRMHGRFPYDSKGRIILEEGYLVYECNSMCSCYKECPNRVLQKGVQVKIEVYKTKQKGWAVRAVQTILRGTFICEYLGEVLNDQEANKRGERYDNEGCSYLYDIDAHIDASDLGDGVQPYVIDATKYGNVARFINHSCSPNLVNYQVLVESMDCQLAHIGLYASRDIAIGEELAYDYRYKLLPGKGCPCHCGASNCRGRLY
- the LOC131078837 gene encoding histone-lysine N-methyltransferase SUVR5 isoform X3, which encodes MEVAYSLESQNDRDSDSCQQETRNESLSWINETGAVQVKAEETKQNDVRAIWVKWRGKWQPGIQCSTDDCPSATLKGKPTSERKNYTVVYFPHSRSHCWADSQLICPITEKPEPLAYGTHESGFALVEDLQTPRRFMMQSLAVAMFDISDQLHIEAVVESARDVNVWREFAREAGRCKNYSDIGRMLVKLHSMILEVFISPTWTKNSFDLWKQQCENAQNTESTEILTKELTDSVLWDDVAKLWDAPVQPNLGSDWKTLKGECMKCFSTSYPSSTSRDEGEDDKRAYSQETSITKLEVCRKRPKLEIRRGEMRLSDIKDVHESQLPAHNEVFDSMIANQQEESTNQELSFPKLEGLTNDCQEAVATTWFEVKDNSEYPFTPHPSGYQETPIAESKSSSKNQLTASGEHRYRQCSAFIETKGRQCSRWASDGSIYCCKHLNSSTPDNANKLDQVVSLFKSPICQGMTTYGKRCTHRCKNGSSFCLKHLPQELPESNKTPSTSALVTNNKRARLSVEGQFSDDNAPSAGLGCEETKQDKSNLNLISDADFKDEDLSEKSTQRWSNDSGTVGRNQRIEFQSQSTLAQERSTAKVPYQSASWSRCIGWCRNNSGQCSHKAKPGTSYCEKHLPSSLAHEGKVGDRHVSTEILNQLLKSTSSEKNRNYLLRASDMLHEVMNVCLSEGTTYRSNSKGRIVDWILGEASKDLKSAEALLKIVSGEKEKLGRHLGIEEAGEGSAAIVTWTADAKDQFSVSSAEDDGMHNSSREIGILDSRTFGNYASNDDQMLRCKLCGGEYSDTQSLGYHWITFHKKEAQCFFRGYACRICNSPFTNKRGLERHVKVHHAESLLEQCVLTSCIHCGSHFMNYEQLWQHVVSAHSDEFIRSVGILEQVKGSNSLVPTETEGGIDIQNELPVSMNSKQEASPMFGIFQHASTSIGSVVKDKGPVNRNTPRRYTCRFCGLKFHLLPDLGRHHQAEHMGTTSNQSPQPKRRKEILSTKWRANKVASKLTQKVSSSLGLKHASIIARKKLSEKFNVHNSIMMNGCSEKHGKSEKEDKPPDFCSSAVAEMLLAEVQKARPWPSNQEILGMARLACCRFNLHATLEEKYGTLPERLYIKAARLCSEANIRVEWHMEGFVCPKECKAKDNVKPLVILTPLPDVQFHSLPAQLDDRETVSEEIGNGNIWEKAESHVVLTSTHFGGTHYRKMLVICEDLSFGKEATSIPCVIDEDLVDPSTYALFKEGNDLIIKKYMQNFCYITERLLDPSLGLDTKSSQLGCTCTQPQCSPESCDHVYLFDNDNDDAEDIYGQRMHGRFPYDSKGRIILEEGYLVYECNSMCSCYKECPNRVLQKGVQVKIEVYKTKQKGWAVRAVQTILRGTFICEYLGEVLNDQEANKRGERYDNEGCSYLYDIDAHIDASDLGDGVQPYVIDATKYGNVARFINHSCSPNLVNYQVLVESMDCQLAHIGLYASRDIAIGEELAYDYRYKLLPGKGCPCHCGASNCRGRLY
- the LOC131078837 gene encoding histone-lysine N-methyltransferase SUVR5 isoform X1, whose amino-acid sequence is MEVAYSLESQNDRDSDSCQQETRNESLSWINETGAVQVKAEETKQNDVRAIWVKKCLLLDCSHRKWRGKWQPGIQCSTDDCPSATLKGKPTSERKNYTVVYFPHSRSHCWADSQLICPITEKPEPLAYGTHESGFALVEDLQTPRRFMMQSLAVAMFDISDQLHIEAVVESARDVNVWREFAREAGRCKNYSDIGRMLVKLHSMILEVFISPTWTKNSFDLWKQQCENAQNTESTEILTKELTDSVLWDDVAKLWDAPVQPNLGSDWKTLKGECMKCFSTSYPSSTSRDEGEDDKRAYSQETSITKLEVCRKRPKLEIRRGEMRLSDIKDVHESQLPAHNEVFDSMIANQQEESTNQELSFPKLEGLTNDCQEAVATTWFEVKDNSEYPFTPHPSGYQETPIAESKSSSKNQLTASGEHRYRQCSAFIETKGRQCSRWASDGSIYCCKHLNSSTPDNANKLDQVVSLFKSPICQGMTTYGKRCTHRCKNGSSFCLKHLPQELPESNKTPSTSALVTNNKRARLSVEGQFSDDNAPSAGLGCEETKQDKSNLNLISDADFKDEDLSEKSTQRWSNDSGTVGRNQRIEFQSQSTLAQERSTAKVPYQSASWSRCIGWCRNNSGQCSHKAKPGTSYCEKHLPSSLAHEGKVGDRHVSTEILNQLLKSTSSEKNRNYLLRASDMLHEVMNVCLSEGTTYRSNSKGRIVDWILGEASKDLKSAEALLKIVSGEKEKLGRHLGIEEAGEGSAAIVTWTADAKDQFSVSSAEDDGMHNSSREIGILDSRTFGNYASNDDQMLRCKLCGGEYSDTQSLGYHWITFHKKEAQCFFRGYACRICNSPFTNKRGLERHVKVHHAESLLEQCVLTSCIHCGSHFMNYEQLWQHVVSAHSDEFIRSVGILEQVKGSNSLVPTETEGGIDIQNELPVSMNSKQEASPMFGIFQHASTSIGSVVKDKGPVNRNTPRRYTCRFCGLKFHLLPDLGRHHQAEHMGTTSNQSPQPKRRKEILSTKWRANKVASKLTQKVSSSLGLKHASIIARKKLSEKFNVHNSIMMNGCSEKHGKSEKEDKPPDFCSSAVAEMLLAEVQKARPWPSNQEILGMARLACCRFNLHATLEEKYGTLPERLYIKAARLCSEANIRVEWHMEGFVCPKECKAKDNVKPLVILTPLPDVQFHSLPAQLDDRETVSEEIGNGNIWEKAESHVVLTSTHFGGTHYRKMLVICEDLSFGKEATSIPCVIDEDLVDPSTYALFKEGNDLIIKKYMQNFCYITERLLDPSLGLDTKSSQLGCTCTQPQCSPESCDHVYLFDNDNDDAEDIYGQRMHGRFPYDSKGRIILEEGYLVYECNSMCSCYKECPNRVLQKGVQVKIEVYKTKQKGWAVRAVQTILRGTFICEYLGEVLNDQEANKRGERYDNEGCSYLYDIDAHIDASDLGDGVQPYVIDATKYGNVARFINHSCSPNLVNYQVLVESMDCQLAHIGLYASRDIAIGEELAYDYRYKLLPGKGCPCHCGASNCRGRLY
- the LOC131078837 gene encoding histone-lysine N-methyltransferase SUVR5 isoform X4, giving the protein MEVLRSIKQGWLRKATLKLRVLIMMILEVFISPTWTKNSFDLWKQQCENAQNTESTEILTKELTDSVLWDDVAKLWDAPVQPNLGSDWKTLKGECMKCFSTSYPSSTSRDEGEDDKRAYSQETSITKLEVCRKRPKLEIRRGEMRLSDIKDVHESQLPAHNEVFDSMIANQQEESTNQELSFPKLEGLTNDCQEAVATTWFEVKDNSEYPFTPHPSGYQETPIAESKSSSKNQLTASGEHRYRQCSAFIETKGRQCSRWASDGSIYCCKHLNSSTPDNANKLDQVVSLFKSPICQGMTTYGKRCTHRCKNGSSFCLKHLPQELPESNKTPSTSALVTNNKRARLSVEGQFSDDNAPSAGLGCEETKQDKSNLNLISDADFKDEDLSEKSTQRWSNDSGTVGRNQRIEFQSQSTLAQERSTAKVPYQSASWSRCIGWCRNNSGQCSHKAKPGTSYCEKHLPSSLAHEGKVGDRHVSTEILNQLLKSTSSEKNRNYLLRASDMLHEVMNVCLSEGTTYRSNSKGRIVDWILGEASKDLKSAEALLKIVSGEKEKLGRHLGIEEAGEGSAAIVTWTADAKDQFSVSSAEDDGMHNSSREIGILDSRTFGNYASNDDQMLRCKLCGGEYSDTQSLGYHWITFHKKEAQCFFRGYACRICNSPFTNKRGLERHVKVHHAESLLEQCVLTSCIHCGSHFMNYEQLWQHVVSAHSDEFIRSVGILEQVKGSNSLVPTETEGGIDIQNELPVSMNSKQEASPMFGIFQHASTSIGSVVKDKGPVNRNTPRRYTCRFCGLKFHLLPDLGRHHQAEHMGTTSNQSPQPKRRKEILSTKWRANKVASKLTQKVSSSLGLKHASIIARKKLSEKFNVHNSIMMNGCSEKHGKSEKEDKPPDFCSSAVAEMLLAEVQKARPWPSNQEILGMARLACCRFNLHATLEEKYGTLPERLYIKAARLCSEANIRVEWHMEGFVCPKECKAKDNVKPLVILTPLPDVQFHSLPAQLDDRETVSEEIGNGNIWEKAESHVVLTSTHFGGTHYRKMLVICEDLSFGKEATSIPCVIDEDLVDPSTYALFKEGNDLIIKKYMQNFCYITERLLDPSLGLDTKSSQLGCTCTQPQCSPESCDHVYLFDNDNDDAEDIYGQRMHGRFPYDSKGRIILEEGYLVYECNSMCSCYKECPNRVLQKGVQVKIEVYKTKQKGWAVRAVQTILRGTFICEYLGEVLNDQEANKRGERYDNEGCSYLYDIDAHIDASDLGDGVQPYVIDATKYGNVARFINHSCSPNLVNYQVLVESMDCQLAHIGLYASRDIAIGEELAYDYRYKLLPGKGCPCHCGASNCRGRLY